Proteins encoded in a region of the Marmota flaviventris isolate mMarFla1 chromosome 3, mMarFla1.hap1, whole genome shotgun sequence genome:
- the LOC114079527 gene encoding olfactory receptor 6C76-like, translating into MKNHTSATEFILLGLTDDPKLNIFIFLFLFFTYILSITGNLTIITLTLVDLHLKTPMYFFLRNFSFLEISFTTVSIPRYLVSIITGDKTISYSSCAAQVFFLILLGATEFFLLTAMSYDRYVAICKPLHYTTIMNSRICTLLVLGSWMTGFLIIFPPVIMGLQLDFCDSNIIDHFTCDSSPLFLISCTDTSFLELLAFLLAILTLITTLTLVILSYMFIIKTILRIPSAEQRKKAFSTCSSHMIVVSISYGSCIFIYVKTSAKEGETLTKGIAVLNTSVAPMLNPFIYSLRNQQVKQSFKNLIKKCFSNKI; encoded by the coding sequence atgaaaaaccatacaTCTGCAACTGAGTTCATTCTTCTGGGATTAACAGATGACCCAAagctaaatattttcatttttctatttctgtttttcaccTACATACTGAGCATTACTGGAAACTTAACAATTATCACCCTCACTCTGGTAGACTTGCACCTAAAAACacccatgtatttcttccttaGGAATTTCTCTTTCCTAGAAATCTCATTCACCACAGTTTCTATTCCTAGATACCTGGTCAGCATCATAACAGGGGATAAGACCATTTCCTATAGTTCTTGTGCAGCCCAGGTGTTTTTCCTCATACTGCTTGGTGCAacagaatttttccttttgactGCCATGTCCTATGACCGTTATGTGGCTATCTGCAAGCCACTGCACTACACAACAATAATGAACAGCAGGATCTGCACCCTGCTTGTCCTTGGTTCTTGGATGACTGGCTTTCTCATCATCTTTCCACCTGTGATCATGGGACTACAACTGGATTTCTGTGACTCCAACATCATTGACCATTTCACCTGTGACTCCTCTCCTTTGTTCTTGATTTCCTGCACAGACACCTCCTTCCTAGAGCTCTTGGCATTTCTCCTGGCCATATTAACTCTGATTACAACCTTAACATTAGTGATTCTGTCCTATATGTTCATCATTAAAACAATTCTGAGGATCCCCTCTGCTGAGCAAAGGAAAAAGGCCTTTTCCACTTGCTCCTCACACATGATTGTTGTCTCCATTTCTTATGGAAGCTGCATTTTCATATATGTCAAAACTTCAGCCAAAGAAGGGGAAACCTTGACCAAGGGCATAGCTGTGCTCAATACCTCTGTGGCCCCAATGTTAAATCCCTTTATTTACTCCTTAAGGAACCAGCAAGTAAAACAATCCTTTAAGAACTTgattaagaaatgtttttcaaataaaatttaa
- the LOC114078817 gene encoding olfactory receptor 6C6, producing MKNQSMEIEFILLGLTDDPQLQIVIFLFLFLNYSLSLTGNLIIILLTLLDPRLKTPMYFFLRNFSFLEIIFTTVCIPRFLITIVNGDKTISYNNCVAQLFFILLLGVTEFYLLAAMSYDRYVAICKPLHYPVIMNSRVCYLLVLSSWATGFLIIFPPLVMGLKLDFCASKIIDHFMCETSPILQISCTDTHVLEMMSLVLAVLTLAITLVLVILSYACIVRTILKFPSAQQRTKAFSTCTSHMIVVSMTYGSCIFMYIKPSAKERVTVSKGVALLYTSIAPLLNPFIYTLRNQQVKEVFWDVLHKILCFSKNKI from the coding sequence ATGAAGAACCAATCAATGGAAATAGAGTTCATTCTGTTAGGACTGACAGATGATCCACAATTGCaaattgtgatttttctgtttctatttctcaACTACTCATTGAGCCTAACAGGGAACTTAATCATTATCCTTCTCACTCTACTGGATCCCCGCCTCAAGACTCCCATGTATTTCTTTCTCCGTAATTTCTCCTTTTTGGAAATCATATTCACAACAGTGTGTATTCCCAGATTCTTGATAACCATTGTGAATGGAGACAAAACCATTTCTTATAATAACTGTGTAGCTCaattattttttatccttttactgGGAGTTACAGAGTTTtacctcctggctgccatgtcctaTGACCGTTATGTCGCCATCTGCAAACCTCTGCATTACCCAGTCATTATGAACAGTAGAGTGTGCTACCTACTGGTGCTCAGCTCCTGGGCAACTGGATTCTTAATCATCTTTCCCCCTTTGGTCATGGGACTCAAGCTGGATTTCTGTGCTTCCAAAATCATTGATCATTTTATGTGTGAAACATCTCCTATCCTACAGATCTCTTGCACAGACACACATGTCCTTGAAATGATGTCTTTAGTCTTAGCTGTGCTGACACTTGCAATCACATTGGTATTAGTGATTCTCTCTTATGCTTGCATTGTTAGGACCATTCTGAAATtcccttctgcacagcaaaggaccAAAGCTTTCTCCACCTGTACTTCCCACATGATTGTGGTCTCCATGACATATGGTAGCTGtatctttatgtatataaaaCCATCCGCAAAAGAAAGAGTGACTGTATCCAAAGGTGTAGCTTTGCTGTATACCTCAATTGCCCCTTTACTAAATCCCTTTATCTATACTCTAAGGAACCAGCAGGTGAAAGAAGTCTTCTGGGATGTATTACACAAGATTTTGtgtttctcaaaaaacaaaatttaa
- the LOC114078820 gene encoding olfactory receptor 6C6-like, producing MKNQSVEIEFILLGLTDDPLLQIMIFLFLFFNYILSLMGNLIIIILTLLDSRLKTPMYFFLRNFSFLEILFTTVCIPWFLISILTGDKTISYSGCVFFLLGVTEFYLLAAMSYDRYVAICKPLHYPVIMNSRVCYLLVLSSWVAGFLNIFPPLLMLLKLDFCASKVIDHFLCESSVLQISCTDTRFIELMTFVLAVLTLVITLLLVILSYTFIIITILKFPSGQQRRKAFSTCSSHMVVVSITYGSCIFMYMKPSAKERVTLIKDVAVLNTSVSPLLNPFIYTLRNQQMKEALKHMLQRFFSFQQKTVFRHK from the coding sequence atgaagaatcaATCAGTGGAGATAGAGTTCATTTTGCTTGGACTCACAGATGACCCTCTGCTACAGATTATGAttttcctgtttctatttttcaattatatctTGAGCCTGATGGggaacttaattatcatcatcctCACCCTGTTGGATTCCCGTCTCAAGACTCCAATGTATTTCTTTCTCCgaaatttttccttcttagaaATTTTGTTTACAACAGTCTGCATCCCATGGTTCTTGATAAGCATTCTCACTGGAGACAAAACAATTTCATACAGTGgttgtgtttttttcctattagGGGTTACAGAGTTTtacctcctggctgccatgtcctatgaccgctatgtcGCCATCTGCAAACCTCTGCATTACCCAGTCATTATGAACAGCAGAGTGTGCTACCTACTGGTGCTCAGCTCCTGGGTAGCTGGATTCTTAAACATCTTCCCCCCTTTGCTCATGCTACTCAAGCTGGATTTCTGTGCTTCCAAAGTGATTGATCACTTCCTGTGTGAATCTTCTGTCCTGCAGATCTCTTGCACAGATACACGTTTCATAGAATTGATGACTTTTGTCTTAGCTGTGTTGACACTTGTCATCACATTGTTATTAGTGATTCTCTCCTACACATTCATCATCATAACCATTCTCAAATTCCCTTCTGGTCAACAACGAAGGAAGGCTTTTTCCACCTGCTCCTCACACATGGTAGTTGTCTCTATCACTTATGGAAGttgtatattcatgtatatgAAGCCATCAGCAAAAGAAAGGGTGACTTTAATTAAAGATGTAGCTGTGCTCAATACCTCTGTTTCTCCTTTACTCAACCCTTTCATTTACACCCTGAGGAACCAGCAGATGAAAGAAGCTCTTAAGCATatgctccaaaggtttttttcttttcaacaaaagaCAGTGTTTAGACATAAATAA